In Accipiter gentilis chromosome 38, bAccGen1.1, whole genome shotgun sequence, the following proteins share a genomic window:
- the LOC126035216 gene encoding SUMO-interacting motif-containing protein 1-like isoform X41, with amino-acid sequence MHPVGVLKPSYILGRNPEKRVNVLGGSIRRPCAPGGGRSVQLWRNLYVPGRGYRALEMSICPWEGLWSPGEIYMSLGGVMEPWRNQYVSGRGYRALEKSICPWEGLWSPGGVYMSLGGVMEPRRCLYVPGRGYGAPEVSICPWEGLWSPGGVYMSLGGVMEPWRCLYVPGRGYGAPEVSICPWEGLWSPGGVYMSLGGVMEPWRNLYVSGRGYRALEKSICPWEGLWSPGGVYMSLGGICVAPTHPYRGGLCSPGGGHVPLIYFGGGGPDSSYQPPGGGSVWCWDIPGGSIGSLRSPGREHRPCVWWGPL; translated from the exons ATGCATCCTGTAGGGGTTCTAAAACCATCATATATTTTGGGGAGAAATCCAGAGAAGCGCGTAAATGTTTTGGGGGGATCTATACGGCGGCCGTGTGCCCCTGGGGGGGGGCGGTCTGTGCAACTCTGGAGAAATCTATATGTCCCTGGGAGGGGTTATAGAGCCCTGGAGATGTCTATATGTCCCTGGGAGGGGTTATGGAGCCCTGGAGAAATCTATATGTCCCTGGGAGGGGTTATGGAGCCCTGGAGAAATCAATATGTTTCTGGGAGGGGTTATAGAGCCCTGGAGAAATCTATATGTCCCTGGGAGGGGTTATGGAGCCCTGGAG GTGTCTATATGTCCCTGGGAGGGGTTATGGAGCCCCGGAG GTGTCTATATGTCCCTGGGAGGGGTTATGGAGCCCCGGAGGTGTCTATATGTCCCTGGGAGGGGTTATGGAGCCCCGGAG GTGTCTATATGTCCCTGGGAGGGGTTATGGAGCCCTGGAGGTGTCTATATGTCCCTGGGAGGGGTTATGGAGCCCCGGAG GTGTCTATATGTCCCTGGGAGGGGTTATGGAGCCCCGGAG GTGTCTATATGTCCCTGGGAGGGGTTATGGAGCCCTGGAGAAATCTATATGTCTCTGGGAGGGGTTATAGAGCCCTGGAGAAATCTATATGTCCCTGGGAGGGGTTATGGAGCCCCGGAGGTGTCTATATGTCCCTAGGAGGGATCTGTGTGGCCCCTACACATCCCTATAGGGGGGGTCTATGCAGCCCAGGGGGGGGCCATGTGCCCCTTAtctattttgggggggggggtccggacAGCTCTTAtcagcccccggggggggggtctgtgtgGTGCTGGGACATCCCAGGGGGGTCTATAGGGTCCCTACGCAGCCCTGGGCGGGAGCACAGGCCCTGTGTATGGTGGGGGCCCCTatag
- the LOC126035216 gene encoding SUMO-interacting motif-containing protein 1-like isoform X39, translated as MHPVGVLKPSYILGRNPEKRVNVLGGSIRRPCAPGGGRSVQLWRNLYVPGRGYRALEMSICPWEGLWSPGEIYMSLGGVMEPWRNQYVSGRGYRALEKSICPWEGLWSPGEIYMSLGGVIEPWRNLYVPGRGYGAPEVSICPWEGLWSPGGVYMSLGGVMEPWRCLYVPGRGYGAPEVSICPWEGLWSPGGVYMSLGGVMEPWRNLYVSGRGYRALEKSICPWEGLWSPGGVYMSLGGICVAPTHPYRGGLCSPGGGHVPLIYFGGGGPDSSYQPPGGGSVWCWDIPGGSIGSLRSPGREHRPCVWWGPL; from the exons ATGCATCCTGTAGGGGTTCTAAAACCATCATATATTTTGGGGAGAAATCCAGAGAAGCGCGTAAATGTTTTGGGGGGATCTATACGGCGGCCGTGTGCCCCTGGGGGGGGGCGGTCTGTGCAACTCTGGAGAAATCTATATGTCCCTGGGAGGGGTTATAGAGCCCTGGAGATGTCTATATGTCCCTGGGAGGGGTTATGGAGCCCTGGAGAAATCTATATGTCCCTGGGAGGGGTTATGGAGCCCTGGAGAAATCAATATGTTTCTGGGAGGGGTTATAGAGCCCTGGAGAAATCTATATGTCCCTGGGAGGGGTTATGGAGCCCTGGAG AAATCTATATGTCTCTGGGAGGGGTTATAGAGCCCTGGAGAAATCTATACGTCCCTGGGAGGGGTTATGGAGCCCCGGAA GTGTCTATATGTCCCTGGGAGGGGTTATGGAGCCCCGGAGGTGTCTATATGTCCCTGGGAGGGGTTATGGAGCCCTGGAGGTGTCTATATGTCCCTGGGAGGGGTTATGGAGCCCCGGAG GTGTCTATATGTCCCTGGGAGGGGTTATGGAGCCCCGGAG GTGTCTATATGTCCCTGGGAGGGGTTATGGAGCCCTGGAGAAATCTATATGTCTCTGGGAGGGGTTATAGAGCCCTGGAGAAATCTATATGTCCCTGGGAGGGGTTATGGAGCCCCGGAGGTGTCTATATGTCCCTAGGAGGGATCTGTGTGGCCCCTACACATCCCTATAGGGGGGGTCTATGCAGCCCAGGGGGGGGCCATGTGCCCCTTAtctattttgggggggggggtccggacAGCTCTTAtcagcccccggggggggggtctgtgtgGTGCTGGGACATCCCAGGGGGGTCTATAGGGTCCCTACGCAGCCCTGGGCGGGAGCACAGGCCCTGTGTATGGTGGGGGCCCCTatag
- the LOC126035216 gene encoding uncharacterized protein LOC126035216 isoform X44, whose product MHPVGVLKPSYILGRNPEKRVNVLGGSIRRPCAPGGGRSVQLWRNLYVPGRGYRALEMSICPWEGLWSPGEIYMSLGGVMEPWRNQYVSGRGYRALEKSICPWEGLWSPGGVYMSLGGVMEPRRCLYVPGRGYGAPEVSICPWEGLWSPGEIYMSLGGVMEPWRCLYVPGRVSRAPEVSICPWEGLWSPGGVYMSLGGVMEPWRNLYVSGRGYRALEKSICPWEGLWSPGGVYMSLGGICVAPTHPYRGGLCSPGGGHVPLIYFGGGGPDSSYQPPGGGSVWCWDIPGGSIGSLRSPGREHRPCVWWGPL is encoded by the exons ATGCATCCTGTAGGGGTTCTAAAACCATCATATATTTTGGGGAGAAATCCAGAGAAGCGCGTAAATGTTTTGGGGGGATCTATACGGCGGCCGTGTGCCCCTGGGGGGGGGCGGTCTGTGCAACTCTGGAGAAATCTATATGTCCCTGGGAGGGGTTATAGAGCCCTGGAGATGTCTATATGTCCCTGGGAGGGGTTATGGAGCCCTGGAGAAATCTATATGTCCCTGGGAGGGGTTATGGAGCCCTGGAGAAATCAATATGTTTCTGGGAGGGGTTATAGAGCCCTGGAGAAATCTATATGTCCCTGGGAGGGGTTATGGAGCCCTGGAG GTGTCTATATGTCCCTGGGAGGGGTTATGGAGCCCCGGAG GTGTCTATATGTCCCTGGGAGGGGTTATGGAGCCCCGGAGGTGTCTATATGTCCCTGGGAGGGGTTATGGAGCCCCGGAG AAATCTATATGTCCCTGGGAGGGGTTATGGAGCCCTGGAG GTGTCTATATGTCCCTGGGAGGGTTTCTAGAGCCCCGGAGGTGTCTATATGTCCCTGGGAGGGGTTATGGAGCCCCGGAG GTGTCTATATGTCCCTGGGAGGGGTTATGGAGCCCTGGAGAAATCTATATGTCTCTGGGAGGGGTTATAGAGCCCTGGAGAAATCTATATGTCCCTGGGAGGGGTTATGGAGCCCCGGAGGTGTCTATATGTCCCTAGGAGGGATCTGTGTGGCCCCTACACATCCCTATAGGGGGGGTCTATGCAGCCCAGGGGGGGGCCATGTGCCCCTTAtctattttgggggggggggtccggacAGCTCTTAtcagcccccggggggggggtctgtgtgGTGCTGGGACATCCCAGGGGGGTCTATAGGGTCCCTACGCAGCCCTGGGCGGGAGCACAGGCCCTGTGTATGGTGGGGGCCCCTatag
- the LOC126035216 gene encoding SUMO-interacting motif-containing protein 1-like isoform X34 has product MHPVGVLKPSYILGRNPEKRVNVLGGSIRRPCAPGGGRSVQLWRNLYVPGRGYRALEMSICPWEGLWSPGEIYMSLGGVMEPWRNQYVSGRGYRALEKSICPWEGLWSPGEIYMSLGGVMEPRRCLYVPGRGYGAPEVSICPWEGLWSPGGVYMSLGGVMEPRRCLYVPGRVSRAPEVSICPWEGLWSPGGVYMSLGGVMEPWRNLYVSGRGYRALEKSICPWEGLWSPGGVYMSLGGICVAPTHPYRGGLCSPGGGHVPLIYFGGGGPDSSYQPPGGGSVWCWDIPGGSIGSLRSPGREHRPCVWWGPL; this is encoded by the exons ATGCATCCTGTAGGGGTTCTAAAACCATCATATATTTTGGGGAGAAATCCAGAGAAGCGCGTAAATGTTTTGGGGGGATCTATACGGCGGCCGTGTGCCCCTGGGGGGGGGCGGTCTGTGCAACTCTGGAGAAATCTATATGTCCCTGGGAGGGGTTATAGAGCCCTGGAGATGTCTATATGTCCCTGGGAGGGGTTATGGAGCCCTGGAGAAATCTATATGTCCCTGGGAGGGGTTATGGAGCCCTGGAGAAATCAATATGTTTCTGGGAGGGGTTATAGAGCCCTGGAGAAATCTATATGTCCCTGGGAGGGGTTATGGAGCCCTGGAG AAATCTATATGTCCCTGGGAGGGGTTATGGAGCCCCGGAG GTGTCTATATGTCCCTGGGAGGGGTTATGGAGCCCCGGAGGTGTCTATATGTCCCTGGGAGGGGTTATGGAGCCCTGGAGGTGTCTATATGTCCCTGGGAGGGGTTATGGAGCCCCGGAGGTGTCTATATGTCCCTGGGAGGGTTTCTAGAGCCCCGGAGGTGTCTATATGTCCCTGGGAGGGGTTATGGAGCCCCGGAG GTGTCTATATGTCCCTGGGAGGGGTTATGGAGCCCTGGAGAAATCTATATGTCTCTGGGAGGGGTTATAGAGCCCTGGAGAAATCTATATGTCCCTGGGAGGGGTTATGGAGCCCCGGAGGTGTCTATATGTCCCTAGGAGGGATCTGTGTGGCCCCTACACATCCCTATAGGGGGGGTCTATGCAGCCCAGGGGGGGGCCATGTGCCCCTTAtctattttgggggggggggtccggacAGCTCTTAtcagcccccggggggggggtctgtgtgGTGCTGGGACATCCCAGGGGGGTCTATAGGGTCCCTACGCAGCCCTGGGCGGGAGCACAGGCCCTGTGTATGGTGGGGGCCCCTatag
- the LOC126035216 gene encoding SUMO-interacting motif-containing protein 1-like isoform X35, which yields MHPVGVLKPSYILGRNPEKRVNVLGGSIRRPCAPGGGRSVQLWRNLYVPGRGYRALEMSICPWEGLWSPGEIYMSLGGVMEPWRNQYVSGRGYRALEKSICPWEGLWSPGEIYMSLGGVMEPWRCLYVPGRGYGAPEVSICPWEGLWSPGGVYMSLGGVMEPRRCLYVPGRVSRAPEVSICPWEGLWSPGGVYMSLGGVMEPWRNLYVSGRGYRALEKSICPWEGLWSPGGVYMSLGGICVAPTHPYRGGLCSPGGGHVPLIYFGGGGPDSSYQPPGGGSVWCWDIPGGSIGSLRSPGREHRPCVWWGPL from the exons ATGCATCCTGTAGGGGTTCTAAAACCATCATATATTTTGGGGAGAAATCCAGAGAAGCGCGTAAATGTTTTGGGGGGATCTATACGGCGGCCGTGTGCCCCTGGGGGGGGGCGGTCTGTGCAACTCTGGAGAAATCTATATGTCCCTGGGAGGGGTTATAGAGCCCTGGAGATGTCTATATGTCCCTGGGAGGGGTTATGGAGCCCTGGAGAAATCTATATGTCCCTGGGAGGGGTTATGGAGCCCTGGAGAAATCAATATGTTTCTGGGAGGGGTTATAGAGCCCTGGAGAAATCTATATGTCCCTGGGAGGGGTTATGGAGCCCTGGAG AAATCTATATGTCCCTGGGAGGGGTTATGGAGCCCTGGAGGTGTCTATATGTCCCTGGGAGGGGTTATGGAGCCCCGGAGGTGTCTATATGTCCCTGGGAGGGGTTATGGAGCCCTGGAGGTGTCTATATGTCCCTGGGAGGGGTTATGGAGCCCCGGAGGTGTCTATATGTCCCTGGGAGGGTTTCTAGAGCCCCGGAGGTGTCTATATGTCCCTGGGAGGGGTTATGGAGCCCCGGAG GTGTCTATATGTCCCTGGGAGGGGTTATGGAGCCCTGGAGAAATCTATATGTCTCTGGGAGGGGTTATAGAGCCCTGGAGAAATCTATATGTCCCTGGGAGGGGTTATGGAGCCCCGGAGGTGTCTATATGTCCCTAGGAGGGATCTGTGTGGCCCCTACACATCCCTATAGGGGGGGTCTATGCAGCCCAGGGGGGGGCCATGTGCCCCTTAtctattttgggggggggggtccggacAGCTCTTAtcagcccccggggggggggtctgtgtgGTGCTGGGACATCCCAGGGGGGTCTATAGGGTCCCTACGCAGCCCTGGGCGGGAGCACAGGCCCTGTGTATGGTGGGGGCCCCTatag
- the LOC126035216 gene encoding SUMO-interacting motif-containing protein 1-like isoform X22 gives MHPVGVLKPSYILGRNPEKRVNVLGGSIRRPCAPGGGRSVQLWRNLYVPGRGYRALEMSICPWEGLWSPGEIYMSLGGVMEPWRNQYVSGRGYRALEKSICPWEGLWSPGGVYMSLGGVMEPRRCLYVPGRGYGAPEVSICPWEGLWSPGEIYMSLGGVMEPRRCLYVPGRGYGAPEVSICPWEGLWSPGGVYMSLGGVMEPRRCLYVPGRVSRAPEVSICPWEGLWSPGGVYMSLGGVMEPWRNLYVSGRGYRALEKSICPWEGLWSPGGVYMSLGGICVAPTHPYRGGLCSPGGGHVPLIYFGGGGPDSSYQPPGGGSVWCWDIPGGSIGSLRSPGREHRPCVWWGPL, from the exons ATGCATCCTGTAGGGGTTCTAAAACCATCATATATTTTGGGGAGAAATCCAGAGAAGCGCGTAAATGTTTTGGGGGGATCTATACGGCGGCCGTGTGCCCCTGGGGGGGGGCGGTCTGTGCAACTCTGGAGAAATCTATATGTCCCTGGGAGGGGTTATAGAGCCCTGGAGATGTCTATATGTCCCTGGGAGGGGTTATGGAGCCCTGGAGAAATCTATATGTCCCTGGGAGGGGTTATGGAGCCCTGGAGAAATCAATATGTTTCTGGGAGGGGTTATAGAGCCCTGGAGAAATCTATATGTCCCTGGGAGGGGTTATGGAGCCCTGGAG GTGTCTATATGTCCCTGGGAGGGGTTATGGAGCCCCGGAG GTGTCTATATGTCCCTGGGAGGGGTTATGGAGCCCCGGAGGTGTCTATATGTCCCTGGGAGGGGTTATGGAGCCCCGGAG AAATCTATATGTCCCTGGGAGGGGTTATGGAGCCCCGGAG GTGTCTATATGTCCCTGGGAGGGGTTATGGAGCCCCGGAGGTGTCTATATGTCCCTGGGAGGGGTTATGGAGCCCTGGAGGTGTCTATATGTCCCTGGGAGGGGTTATGGAGCCCCGGAGGTGTCTATATGTCCCTGGGAGGGTTTCTAGAGCCCCGGAGGTGTCTATATGTCCCTGGGAGGGGTTATGGAGCCCCGGAG GTGTCTATATGTCCCTGGGAGGGGTTATGGAGCCCTGGAGAAATCTATATGTCTCTGGGAGGGGTTATAGAGCCCTGGAGAAATCTATATGTCCCTGGGAGGGGTTATGGAGCCCCGGAGGTGTCTATATGTCCCTAGGAGGGATCTGTGTGGCCCCTACACATCCCTATAGGGGGGGTCTATGCAGCCCAGGGGGGGGCCATGTGCCCCTTAtctattttgggggggggggtccggacAGCTCTTAtcagcccccggggggggggtctgtgtgGTGCTGGGACATCCCAGGGGGGTCTATAGGGTCCCTACGCAGCCCTGGGCGGGAGCACAGGCCCTGTGTATGGTGGGGGCCCCTatag
- the LOC126035216 gene encoding SUMO-interacting motif-containing protein 1-like isoform X36 has product MHPVGVLKPSYILGRNPEKRVNVLGGSIRRPCAPGGGRSVQLWRNLYVPGRGYGALEVSICPWEGLWSPGGVYMSLGGVMEPRRCLYVPGRGSRAPEVSICPWEGLWSPGEIYMSLGGVIEPWRNLYVPGRGYGAPEVSICPWEGLWSPGGVYMSLGGVMEPWRCLYVPGRGYGAPEVSICPWEGLWSPGGVYMSLGGVMEPWRNLYVSGRGYRALEKSICPWEGLWSPGGVYMSLGGICVAPTHPYRGGLCSPGGGHVPLIYFGGGGPDSSYQPPGGGSVWCWDIPGGSIGSLRSPGREHRPCVWWGPL; this is encoded by the exons ATGCATCCTGTAGGGGTTCTAAAACCATCATATATTTTGGGGAGAAATCCAGAGAAGCGCGTAAATGTTTTGGGGGGATCTATACGGCGGCCGTGTGCCCCTGGGGGGGGGCGGTCTGTGCAACTCTGGAGAAATCTATATGTCCCTGGGAGGG GTTATGGAGCCCTGGAGGTGTCTATATGTCCCTGGGAGGGGTTATGGAGCCCCGGAGGTGTCTATATGTCCCTGGGAGGGGTTATGGAGCCCCGGAGGTGTCTATATGTCCCTGGGAGGGGTTCTAGAGCCCCGGAG GTGTCTATATGTCCCTGGGAGGGGTTATGGAGCCCTGGAGAAATCTATATGTCTCTGGGAGGGGTTATAGAGCCCTGGAGAAATCTATACGTCCCTGGGAGGGGTTATGGAGCCCCGGAA GTGTCTATATGTCCCTGGGAGGGGTTATGGAGCCCCGGAGGTGTCTATATGTCCCTGGGAGGGGTTATGGAGCCCTGGAGGTGTCTATATGTCCCTGGGAGGGGTTATGGAGCCCCGGAG GTGTCTATATGTCCCTGGGAGGGGTTATGGAGCCCCGGAG GTGTCTATATGTCCCTGGGAGGGGTTATGGAGCCCTGGAGAAATCTATATGTCTCTGGGAGGGGTTATAGAGCCCTGGAGAAATCTATATGTCCCTGGGAGGGGTTATGGAGCCCCGGAGGTGTCTATATGTCCCTAGGAGGGATCTGTGTGGCCCCTACACATCCCTATAGGGGGGGTCTATGCAGCCCAGGGGGGGGCCATGTGCCCCTTAtctattttgggggggggggtccggacAGCTCTTAtcagcccccggggggggggtctgtgtgGTGCTGGGACATCCCAGGGGGGTCTATAGGGTCCCTACGCAGCCCTGGGCGGGAGCACAGGCCCTGTGTATGGTGGGGGCCCCTatag
- the LOC126035216 gene encoding SUMO-interacting motif-containing protein 1-like isoform X47: MFWGDLYGGRVPLGGGGLCNSGEIYMSLGGVIEPWRCLYVPGRGYGALEVSICPWEGLWSPGGVYMSLGGVMEPRRCLYVPGRGSRAPEVSICPWEGLWSPGEIYMSLGGVIEPWRNLYVPGRGYGAPEVSICPWEGLWSPGGVYMSLGGVMEPWRCLYVPGRGYGAPEVSICPWEGLWSPGGVYMSLGGVMEPWRNLYVSGRGYRALEKSICPWEGLWSPGGVYMSLGGICVAPTHPYRGGLCSPGGGHVPLIYFGGGGPDSSYQPPGGGSVWCWDIPGGSIGSLRSPGREHRPCVWWGPL, from the exons ATGTTTTGGGGGGATCTATACGGCGGCCGTGTGCCCCTGGGGGGGGGCGGTCTGTGCAACTCTGGAGAAATCTATATGTCCCTGGGAGGGGTTATAGAGCCCTGGAGATGTCTATATGTCCCTGGGAGGG GTTATGGAGCCCTGGAGGTGTCTATATGTCCCTGGGAGGGGTTATGGAGCCCCGGAGGTGTCTATATGTCCCTGGGAGGGGTTATGGAGCCCCGGAGGTGTCTATATGTCCCTGGGAGGGGTTCTAGAGCCCCGGAG GTGTCTATATGTCCCTGGGAGGGGTTATGGAGCCCTGGAGAAATCTATATGTCTCTGGGAGGGGTTATAGAGCCCTGGAGAAATCTATACGTCCCTGGGAGGGGTTATGGAGCCCCGGAA GTGTCTATATGTCCCTGGGAGGGGTTATGGAGCCCCGGAGGTGTCTATATGTCCCTGGGAGGGGTTATGGAGCCCTGGAGGTGTCTATATGTCCCTGGGAGGGGTTATGGAGCCCCGGAG GTGTCTATATGTCCCTGGGAGGGGTTATGGAGCCCCGGAG GTGTCTATATGTCCCTGGGAGGGGTTATGGAGCCCTGGAGAAATCTATATGTCTCTGGGAGGGGTTATAGAGCCCTGGAGAAATCTATATGTCCCTGGGAGGGGTTATGGAGCCCCGGAGGTGTCTATATGTCCCTAGGAGGGATCTGTGTGGCCCCTACACATCCCTATAGGGGGGGTCTATGCAGCCCAGGGGGGGGCCATGTGCCCCTTAtctattttgggggggggggtccggacAGCTCTTAtcagcccccggggggggggtctgtgtgGTGCTGGGACATCCCAGGGGGGTCTATAGGGTCCCTACGCAGCCCTGGGCGGGAGCACAGGCCCTGTGTATGGTGGGGGCCCCTatag
- the LOC126035216 gene encoding SUMO-interacting motif-containing protein 1-like isoform X12: MHPVGVLKPSYILGRNPEKRVNVLGGSIRRPCAPGGGRSVQLWRNLYVPGRGYRALEMSICPWEGLWSPGEIYMSLGGVMEPWRNQYVSGRGYRALEKSICPWEGLWSPGGVYMSLGGVMEPRRCLYVPGRGYGAPEVSICPWEGLWSPGGVYMSLGGVLEPRRCLYVPGGVMEPWRNLYVSGRGYRALEKSICPWEGLWSPGGVYMSLGGVMEPRRCLYVPGRGYGALEVSICPWEGLWSPGGVYMSLGGVMEPWRNLYVSGRGYRALEKSICPWEGLWSPGGVYMSLGGICVAPTHPYRGGLCSPGGGHVPLIYFGGGGPDSSYQPPGGGSVWCWDIPGGSIGSLRSPGREHRPCVWWGPL, translated from the exons ATGCATCCTGTAGGGGTTCTAAAACCATCATATATTTTGGGGAGAAATCCAGAGAAGCGCGTAAATGTTTTGGGGGGATCTATACGGCGGCCGTGTGCCCCTGGGGGGGGGCGGTCTGTGCAACTCTGGAGAAATCTATATGTCCCTGGGAGGGGTTATAGAGCCCTGGAGATGTCTATATGTCCCTGGGAGGGGTTATGGAGCCCTGGAGAAATCTATATGTCCCTGGGAGGGGTTATGGAGCCCTGGAGAAATCAATATGTTTCTGGGAGGGGTTATAGAGCCCTGGAGAAATCTATATGTCCCTGGGAGGGGTTATGGAGCCCTGGAG GTGTCTATATGTCCCTGGGAGGGGTTATGGAGCCCCGGAG GTGTCTATATGTCCCTGGGAGGGGTTATGGAGCCCCGGAGGTGTCTATATGTCCCTGGGAGGGGTTATGGAGCCCCGGAGGTGTCTATATGTCCCTGGGAGGGGTTCTAGAGCCCCGGAGGTGTCTATATGTCCCTGGAGGGGTTATGGAGCCCTGGAGAAATCTATATGTCTCTGGGAGGGGTTATAGAGCCCTGGAGAAATCTATATGTCCCTGGGAGGGGTTATGGAGCCCCGGAG GTGTCTATATGTCCCTGGGAGGGGTTATGGAGCCCCGGAGGTGTCTATATGTCCCTGGGAGGGGTTATGGAGCCCTGGAGGTGTCTATATGTCCCTGGGAGGGGTTATGGAGCCCCGGAG GTGTCTATATGTCCCTGGGAGGGGTTATGGAGCCCTGGAGAAATCTATATGTCTCTGGGAGGGGTTATAGAGCCCTGGAGAAATCTATATGTCCCTGGGAGGGGTTATGGAGCCCCGGAGGTGTCTATATGTCCCTAGGAGGGATCTGTGTGGCCCCTACACATCCCTATAGGGGGGGTCTATGCAGCCCAGGGGGGGGCCATGTGCCCCTTAtctattttgggggggggggtccggacAGCTCTTAtcagcccccggggggggggtctgtgtgGTGCTGGGACATCCCAGGGGGGTCTATAGGGTCCCTACGCAGCCCTGGGCGGGAGCACAGGCCCTGTGTATGGTGGGGGCCCCTatag
- the LOC126035216 gene encoding SUMO-interacting motif-containing protein 1-like isoform X33: MHPVGVLKPSYILGRNPEKRVNVLGGSIRRPCAPGGGRSVQLWRNLYVPGRGYRALEMSICPWEGLWSPGEIYMSLGGVMEPWRNQYVSGRGYRALEKSICPWEGLWSPGGVYMSLGGVMEPRRCLYVPGRGYGAPEVSICPWEGLWSPGGVYMSLGGVLEPRRCLYVPGGVMEPWRNLYVSGRGYRALEKSICPWEGLWSPGEIYMSLGGVIEPWRNLYVPGRGYGAPEVSICPWEGLWSPGGVYMSLGGVMEPRRCLYVPGRVSRAPEVSICPWEGLWSPGEIYMSLGGVMEPRRCLYVPRRDLCGPYTSL; the protein is encoded by the exons ATGCATCCTGTAGGGGTTCTAAAACCATCATATATTTTGGGGAGAAATCCAGAGAAGCGCGTAAATGTTTTGGGGGGATCTATACGGCGGCCGTGTGCCCCTGGGGGGGGGCGGTCTGTGCAACTCTGGAGAAATCTATATGTCCCTGGGAGGGGTTATAGAGCCCTGGAGATGTCTATATGTCCCTGGGAGGGGTTATGGAGCCCTGGAGAAATCTATATGTCCCTGGGAGGGGTTATGGAGCCCTGGAGAAATCAATATGTTTCTGGGAGGGGTTATAGAGCCCTGGAGAAATCTATATGTCCCTGGGAGGGGTTATGGAGCCCTGGAG GTGTCTATATGTCCCTGGGAGGGGTTATGGAGCCCCGGAG GTGTCTATATGTCCCTGGGAGGGGTTATGGAGCCCCGGAGGTGTCTATATGTCCCTGGGAGGGGTTATGGAGCCCCGGAGGTGTCTATATGTCCCTGGGAGGGGTTCTAGAGCCCCGGAGGTGTCTATATGTCCCTGGAGGGGTTATGGAGCCCTGGAGAAATCTATATGTCTCTGGGAGGGGTTATAGAGCCCTGGAGAAATCTATATGTCCCTGGGAGGGGTTATGGAGCCCCGGAG AAATCTATATGTCTCTGGGAGGGGTTATAGAGCCCTGGAGAAATCTATACGTCCCTGGGAGGGGTTATGGAGCCCCGGAA GTGTCTATATGTCCCTGGGAGGGGTTATGGAGCCCCGGAG GTGTCTATATGTCCCTGGGAGGGGTTATGGAGCCCCGGAGGTGTCTATATGTCCCTGGGAGGGTTTCTAGAGCCCCGGAGGTGTCTATATGTCCCTGGGAGGGGTTATGGAGCCCCGGAG AAATCTATATGTCCCTGGGAGGGGTTATGGAGCCCCGGAGGTGTCTATATGTCCCTAGGAGGGATCTGTGTGGCCCCTACACATCCCTATAG